A window of Nicotiana tabacum cultivar K326 chromosome 24, ASM71507v2, whole genome shotgun sequence contains these coding sequences:
- the LOC107814994 gene encoding alpha carbonic anhydrase 7-like, translating into MRQQRYLSVLVLFYLVLFFFATSIRAQEVEDEREFDYAVKSEKGPRMWGKLKKEWDACNKGEMQSPIDLSNERVRIIRKPEKRNYKLCNATVKNRGHDISLQWHGDAGSVLINGTEYPLQQAHWHSPSEHTVNGRKYAMEMHMVHLNENATNKIAVIGVLYKFGKPDKFLSKLIRNISSMIDKKDEVKNAGMINPREIKIGSRKYYRYVGSLTVPPCTEGVIWSIKKKVRTISRDQVKLLREAVHDYAASNARPMQPLNKRPVYLMAPGATV; encoded by the exons ATGAGGCAACAAAGATATTTGTCAGTCTTGGTCTTGTTTTATTTGGTTCTCTTCTTCTTTGCAACATCCATTAGAGCGCAAGAAGTTG AGGATGAGAGGGAGTTTGATTATGCTGTAAAAAGTGAGAAAGGTCCAAGAATGTGGGGAAAACTGAAGAAAGAATGGGATGCTTGCAATAAGGGGGAGATGCAGTCTCCTATAGATTTGTCGAATGAAAGAGTTAGAATTATTCGAAAGCCAGAAAAAAGGAATTACAAGCTCTGCAATGCTACTGTTAAGAACAGAGGCCATgacatttcg TTACAATGGCATGGGGACGCTGGATCTGTTTTGATAAATGGAACAGAGTATCCTCTACAGCAAGCTCACTGGCACTCTCCTTCAGAGCATACTGTTAATGGCAGAAA GTATGCCATGGAAATGCATATGGTTCACTTAAACGAAAATGCGACAAATAAGATAGCTGTGATTGGAGTCCTCTACAAGTTTGGCAAACCCGACAAATTTCTCTCTAAG TTGATAAGAAATATATCATCTATGATTGACAAAAAGGACGAAGTGAAAAATGCGGGCATGATTAATCCCAGAGAAATCAAGATTGGTAGCAGAAAATATTATAGATATGTGGGTTCACTCACAGTTCCTCCTTGCACTGAAGGAGTCATTTGGTCTATCAAAAAGAAG GTACGGACTATTTCAAGAGATCAAGTTAAATTGCTTAGAGAAGCCGTTCATGAT TATGCTGCAAGTAACGCAAGGCCAATGCAACCGCTAAACAAGAGACCGGTCTATCTTATGGCACCGGGAGCTACTGTTTGA
- the LOC107814949 gene encoding E3 ubiquitin-protein ligase RZFP34-like isoform X5: MGLAFGIIKVLARNLHVINQKPLNFSLVKKMETGSHEQGISHSLAVDESMTEMASGNFGCSHYRRRCKIRAPCCDEIFDCRHCHNDSKNSLEVDPLKRHDVPRHDIKRVICSLCNTEQDVQQICVNCGVCMGKYYCSKCNFFDDDVSKDQYHCDKCGICSDCGKTSEVNFHIVARKCPNCKSNNTRQTRGGPGSCSSSIEEMVS; encoded by the exons ATGGGGTTGGCCTTTGGGATTATCAAGGTTCTTGCAAGAAACCTTCATGTTATCAACCAAAAGCCACTCAATTTTAGC TTGGTGAAGAAAATGGAAACTGGTTCTCACGAACAAGGAATTTCACATTCATTGGCTGTTGATGAATCTATGACAGAAATGGCTTCTGGGAATTTCGG ATGCTCGCATTATAGAAGGAGATGCAAAATTAGAGCACCTTGTTGTGATGAGATATTCGATTGCAGGCACTGCCACAATGATTCAAAG AATTCGTTGGAAGTTGATCCACTCAAACGGCACGATGTTCCTCGCCATGATATAAAAAGG GTCATTTGCTCATTATGTAACACAGAACAAGAT GTTCAACAAATATGTGTTAATTGTGGGGTTTGTATGGGGAAGTACTATTGCTCAAAATGCAACTTCTTTGATGATGAT GTTTCCAAGGATCAATACCACTGTGATAAATGTGGAATCTGCAG TGATTGTGGGAAAACATCAGAGGTTAACTTCCATATTGTCGCACGTAAGTGCCCTAACTGTAAGTCCAATAACACAAGGCAGACGAGAGGAGGCCCCGGTTCATGCTCATCTAGCATTGAAGAAATGGTTAGCTGA
- the LOC107814949 gene encoding E3 ubiquitin-protein ligase RZFP34-like isoform X3 — protein sequence MGLAFGIIKVLARNLHVINQKPLNFSLVKKMETGSHEQGISHSLAVDESMTEMASGNFGCSHYRRRCKIRAPCCDEIFDCRHCHNDSKNSLEVDPLKRHDVPRHDIKRVICSLCNTEQDVQQICVNCGVCMGKYYCSKCNFFDDDVSKDQYHCDKCGICRLHQHLCLKCIKIRCDCGKTSEVNFHIVARKCPNCKSNNTRQTRGGPGSCSSSIEEMVS from the exons ATGGGGTTGGCCTTTGGGATTATCAAGGTTCTTGCAAGAAACCTTCATGTTATCAACCAAAAGCCACTCAATTTTAGC TTGGTGAAGAAAATGGAAACTGGTTCTCACGAACAAGGAATTTCACATTCATTGGCTGTTGATGAATCTATGACAGAAATGGCTTCTGGGAATTTCGG ATGCTCGCATTATAGAAGGAGATGCAAAATTAGAGCACCTTGTTGTGATGAGATATTCGATTGCAGGCACTGCCACAATGATTCAAAG AATTCGTTGGAAGTTGATCCACTCAAACGGCACGATGTTCCTCGCCATGATATAAAAAGG GTCATTTGCTCATTATGTAACACAGAACAAGAT GTTCAACAAATATGTGTTAATTGTGGGGTTTGTATGGGGAAGTACTATTGCTCAAAATGCAACTTCTTTGATGATGAT GTTTCCAAGGATCAATACCACTGTGATAAATGTGGAATCTGCAG GTTGCATCAACACCTATGCCTGAAATGTATCAAAATAAGATG TGATTGTGGGAAAACATCAGAGGTTAACTTCCATATTGTCGCACGTAAGTGCCCTAACTGTAAGTCCAATAACACAAGGCAGACGAGAGGAGGCCCCGGTTCATGCTCATCTAGCATTGAAGAAATGGTTAGCTGA
- the LOC107814949 gene encoding E3 ubiquitin-protein ligase RZFP34-like isoform X2: METGSHEQGISHSLAVDESMTEMASGNFGCSHYRRRCKIRAPCCDEIFDCRHCHNDSKNSLEVDPLKRHDVPRHDIKRVICSLCNTEQDVQQICVNCGVCMGKYYCSKCNFFDDDVSKDQYHCDKCGICRCECCYSNLMKESHICVERAMHHNCPVRFEASAKFEEKRNFRRLHQHLCLKCIKIRCDCGKTSEVNFHIVARKCPNCKSNNTRQTRGGPGSCSSSIEEMVS; encoded by the exons ATGGAAACTGGTTCTCACGAACAAGGAATTTCACATTCATTGGCTGTTGATGAATCTATGACAGAAATGGCTTCTGGGAATTTCGG ATGCTCGCATTATAGAAGGAGATGCAAAATTAGAGCACCTTGTTGTGATGAGATATTCGATTGCAGGCACTGCCACAATGATTCAAAG AATTCGTTGGAAGTTGATCCACTCAAACGGCACGATGTTCCTCGCCATGATATAAAAAGG GTCATTTGCTCATTATGTAACACAGAACAAGAT GTTCAACAAATATGTGTTAATTGTGGGGTTTGTATGGGGAAGTACTATTGCTCAAAATGCAACTTCTTTGATGATGAT GTTTCCAAGGATCAATACCACTGTGATAAATGTGGAATCTGCAG ATGCG AGTGCTGTTATTCAAATCTGATGAAGGAATCACATATTTGTGTAGAAAGAGCAATGCACCATAATTGCCCTGTTCGCTTTGAGGCAAGCGCTAAATTTGAGGAAAAACGAAATTTTAGAAG GTTGCATCAACACCTATGCCTGAAATGTATCAAAATAAGATG TGATTGTGGGAAAACATCAGAGGTTAACTTCCATATTGTCGCACGTAAGTGCCCTAACTGTAAGTCCAATAACACAAGGCAGACGAGAGGAGGCCCCGGTTCATGCTCATCTAGCATTGAAGAAATGGTTAGCTGA
- the LOC107814949 gene encoding E3 ubiquitin-protein ligase RZFP34-like isoform X6 translates to MGLAFGIIKVLARNLHVINQKPLNFSLVKKMETGSHEQGISHSLAVDESMTEMASGNFGCSHYRRRCKIRAPCCDEIFDCRHCHNDSKNSLEVDPLKRHDVPRHDIKRVICSLCNTEQDVQQICVNCGVCMGKYYCSKCNFFDDDVSKDQYHCDKCGICRLHQHLCLKCIKIRWF, encoded by the exons ATGGGGTTGGCCTTTGGGATTATCAAGGTTCTTGCAAGAAACCTTCATGTTATCAACCAAAAGCCACTCAATTTTAGC TTGGTGAAGAAAATGGAAACTGGTTCTCACGAACAAGGAATTTCACATTCATTGGCTGTTGATGAATCTATGACAGAAATGGCTTCTGGGAATTTCGG ATGCTCGCATTATAGAAGGAGATGCAAAATTAGAGCACCTTGTTGTGATGAGATATTCGATTGCAGGCACTGCCACAATGATTCAAAG AATTCGTTGGAAGTTGATCCACTCAAACGGCACGATGTTCCTCGCCATGATATAAAAAGG GTCATTTGCTCATTATGTAACACAGAACAAGAT GTTCAACAAATATGTGTTAATTGTGGGGTTTGTATGGGGAAGTACTATTGCTCAAAATGCAACTTCTTTGATGATGAT GTTTCCAAGGATCAATACCACTGTGATAAATGTGGAATCTGCAG GTTGCATCAACACCTATGCCTGAAATGTATCAAAATAAGATG GTTTTGA
- the LOC107814949 gene encoding E3 ubiquitin-protein ligase RZFP34-like isoform X4 — protein sequence MGLAFGIIKVLARNLHVINQKPLNFSLVKKMETGSHEQGISHSLAVDESMTEMASGNFGCSHYRRRCKIRAPCCDEIFDCRHCHNDSKNSLEVDPLKRHDVPRHDIKRVICSLCNTEQDVQQICVNCGVCMGKYYCSKCNFFDDDVSKDQYHCDKCGICRCECCYSNLMKESHICVERAMHHNCPVRFEASAKFEEKRNFRRLHQHLCLKCIKIRWF from the exons ATGGGGTTGGCCTTTGGGATTATCAAGGTTCTTGCAAGAAACCTTCATGTTATCAACCAAAAGCCACTCAATTTTAGC TTGGTGAAGAAAATGGAAACTGGTTCTCACGAACAAGGAATTTCACATTCATTGGCTGTTGATGAATCTATGACAGAAATGGCTTCTGGGAATTTCGG ATGCTCGCATTATAGAAGGAGATGCAAAATTAGAGCACCTTGTTGTGATGAGATATTCGATTGCAGGCACTGCCACAATGATTCAAAG AATTCGTTGGAAGTTGATCCACTCAAACGGCACGATGTTCCTCGCCATGATATAAAAAGG GTCATTTGCTCATTATGTAACACAGAACAAGAT GTTCAACAAATATGTGTTAATTGTGGGGTTTGTATGGGGAAGTACTATTGCTCAAAATGCAACTTCTTTGATGATGAT GTTTCCAAGGATCAATACCACTGTGATAAATGTGGAATCTGCAG ATGCG AGTGCTGTTATTCAAATCTGATGAAGGAATCACATATTTGTGTAGAAAGAGCAATGCACCATAATTGCCCTGTTCGCTTTGAGGCAAGCGCTAAATTTGAGGAAAAACGAAATTTTAGAAG GTTGCATCAACACCTATGCCTGAAATGTATCAAAATAAGATG GTTTTGA
- the LOC107814949 gene encoding E3 ubiquitin-protein ligase RZFP34-like isoform X1 produces the protein MGLAFGIIKVLARNLHVINQKPLNFSLVKKMETGSHEQGISHSLAVDESMTEMASGNFGCSHYRRRCKIRAPCCDEIFDCRHCHNDSKNSLEVDPLKRHDVPRHDIKRVICSLCNTEQDVQQICVNCGVCMGKYYCSKCNFFDDDVSKDQYHCDKCGICRCECCYSNLMKESHICVERAMHHNCPVRFEASAKFEEKRNFRRLHQHLCLKCIKIRCDCGKTSEVNFHIVARKCPNCKSNNTRQTRGGPGSCSSSIEEMVS, from the exons ATGGGGTTGGCCTTTGGGATTATCAAGGTTCTTGCAAGAAACCTTCATGTTATCAACCAAAAGCCACTCAATTTTAGC TTGGTGAAGAAAATGGAAACTGGTTCTCACGAACAAGGAATTTCACATTCATTGGCTGTTGATGAATCTATGACAGAAATGGCTTCTGGGAATTTCGG ATGCTCGCATTATAGAAGGAGATGCAAAATTAGAGCACCTTGTTGTGATGAGATATTCGATTGCAGGCACTGCCACAATGATTCAAAG AATTCGTTGGAAGTTGATCCACTCAAACGGCACGATGTTCCTCGCCATGATATAAAAAGG GTCATTTGCTCATTATGTAACACAGAACAAGAT GTTCAACAAATATGTGTTAATTGTGGGGTTTGTATGGGGAAGTACTATTGCTCAAAATGCAACTTCTTTGATGATGAT GTTTCCAAGGATCAATACCACTGTGATAAATGTGGAATCTGCAG ATGCG AGTGCTGTTATTCAAATCTGATGAAGGAATCACATATTTGTGTAGAAAGAGCAATGCACCATAATTGCCCTGTTCGCTTTGAGGCAAGCGCTAAATTTGAGGAAAAACGAAATTTTAGAAG GTTGCATCAACACCTATGCCTGAAATGTATCAAAATAAGATG TGATTGTGGGAAAACATCAGAGGTTAACTTCCATATTGTCGCACGTAAGTGCCCTAACTGTAAGTCCAATAACACAAGGCAGACGAGAGGAGGCCCCGGTTCATGCTCATCTAGCATTGAAGAAATGGTTAGCTGA